TCATTTCTTTACAAAGAAAATACGtcttaaataaatgaaatactttttgataaaatatatttaatacttaTCATATGAAGGAaggaaattattgattttttaaaaatattttttctctgtttgttttaaatttgcactgaaaataaaaaataaactaaactatTCATTATATGTAAATATAATACCATATATTTAGAgttaattatatctaataagcACATACAGTGTCTCTTAAATAATGGTTTACTATTTCACTGTATATTCATATTTATCaaaatactataaaaaatttgtattatatttcttaattatgtaatttatttttaacatgaaataaagtgaaaattatgaatttgataataataaaaattcacagcatattttttattttgaaccaacttttactataaaatatttaataactatACTAACAAAAGCTATAAAAACAATACAAACTTAAAATAATGATTTGattcaatttaattaaattatggtCGAACTTAATTAATAGgatataatttttatgtttggttgtgaaattaatgttaataaaaagTGGACTGCCTAATATTTTAGTAATACATAAATAGATTCGTTATTtaatatacatattttatatttctatttaattgtaaataaatttcaaaagcACATATTCAACAACATATtactaataaattattttttatataattaaaattatccTTTTTAATTGGTAAAAAAAAGGAATTGCAAAAGTTGTTTTTGATTTGGGTGGAAGTAAAGTAAATGCGATAGAGGGAGGAAGAAGTAAAGAAAGGAATGAAGAGAAGGGTCTAGAACACTGCCTGCTCAGAAATAAGACTGTGGAACGCACGTCAACCGCAACGCAACGCTCACTCGAAATCGGAATGGCGAAGGAGCTTGAGAAGAAGGCGAAGGAAGCATTCTTCGACGACGACTTCTCTCTCGCCGTCGATTTCTACTCCGAAGCCGTACAACTAGATCCAAACGACGCTCATCTCTTCGCCGACAGAGCACAAGCCTATATTAAGCTCAACGCTTTCACTGGTTCCCTCCCTCACTTTCCCTCTTTCATTTCCCTTAATCAATTCCACACTCTCTCTCACTCAATCTTGTTTGTTTCCACCGCCAGAAGCAGTTTCCGATGCCAACAAAGCCATCCAGTTGAACCCTTCCTTGTCCAAGGCCTATCTTCGTAAAGGGTTTGCTTCTTTTCTCTTTCAATAATTTAGTTACAAATTCAAACGTTCTCGTAATTTTCGCATTGAATCAGCGTGTCTATGTTTCTGTGCCTCTGATTTGCTGTTGCTATTTACTTTTACAGGACCGCTTGTATGAAACTGGAAGAATATCACACTGCCAAGGTAGCGCTTCAAAACGGTGCCGCTTTTGCGCAAGACGATTCAAGATTCTCCAAGTTGATTCAAGAATGTGATCGCTATATTTCAGGTGACCACGCATTTACACGTACTCTTATTTTAGATTTGAACTGTGTGTGTATACAGTGACTGGTTATTGACATTGGGTGTAATCAGTTTAACTGTAGTGGAATTAGCCTTTTTATCGTAGCCAATGAGTGTGATTCTTTTTTGTTAGATTTATAGATAGTAGATAGTGGAGTGCGAAATTGCACATTTGTATGGTATGATGAGTGAGTGGTACTAATATAGCTATTTTTTGTAATTCAAAAAGTTATGCTTCTCATGATTTCTTGTATTATATGTCTTTATTTATCAGAGGAATCAAATGGTCTTATTAGCACCGAATCGTCGGATGGTTCCCACTTGAGCAATACAAATGACGGGGTGACTAAAGAAGCTGAAGGAGACAGTTTGGTATCCCAAATCAATGAAGTCACAATAAACGCACCAACACCAAAATACAGGTTCTcactgttttatttttctttcattcatGCTGTTATTTTTCACATTATCAAGTTTTGTAGAAAGAATATAACCACCATCGCGAGTCACTACTCCCACAAAATCCGTTGTTAATTCTACTAGATATAGGAAACAAGAACATTTTATATGGGTTTTTAATCATATTACTAGgttcatattttaattaagcTTATTATGTATATCgttaaaatagatttaatcaAAAGTCTCCTGGGGTAGTGTTTCTTTAATGACTATTTCCTCTAGAAAAGTACTTATCAAGCATGCACTATGGTCTAGGAGTATGGGGAATGTTAATGTCATGCTACTATGTTATAAActtccaataattttttttggcaTCATGTATCTCTTGTATCTATGGATATTTCTTTGTATGCTGAAATTTCTTTCTCGACTAACTGGTAACCTGTTGATTATGCTTAACCAGACATGAATACTACCAAAAGCCAGAAGAAGTGGTTGTGACAATATTTGCAAAAGGAATATCTACAAAAGATTTGGTTGTTGACTTCGGTGAACAGATTGTAGGTTTATATAATGGGTGCTTTGTATTTCCCCTGTACCGTTGCTTTATTTCTTCATGTTTTACATATATAACTCTCCAGATAACTTGGAAGTACTTGAACATTACAGCTTAGTGTAACCATTGATGTTCCTGGCCAAGATGCCTATCATTTCCAACCTCGATTGTTTGGGAAGGTAACTGCTTTATATTAATAGCTTACTTTTCTGTCCTCGATGGTTTTCTGTCTTCTTGTGGGTTTGTGCTTATTTCACCATTAAATAGACTCTGGATAACTGACCGCATTAGCAaaacattttttgtttatttggtGGGTTCTGAGGGGTCTCTGATAATATTCGTTTTGCTTTTTCTAGATTTGTTTTGGAATACTTCAATTACAAAACTTAAGTGGATTCATTTGGAATGAGAGGGTGTAAAAGTCCTTAacctttttaaatttgttaatctcttaaattaatattattctaAAGAAACTTGGCTTGGCACATGAATTTGTTTGCTTATGTAATTATGAGTTCTTTTATTTTGAACTATGAACACTCCAAACACTATTGCTAAATAATCATTATAGCAGTCACCATACCGCAATATTGTGGCTTTTTTTTACCCCTCTGGCTTCCACCATAGGCAATTTGTGTACAGAGACCCATTATGGTGGTGCCGTATGCCTCAATGGCATGCTTATTTGGTGAAATTTTGGTCATCTGCCATAGATAACTCAAACATTCAATTATGTGACTTGATTTTATTCCATATATGTATCTTTTTTATTCTAGCAAGGCATTcaatttctttcttttgttgAATTATTTTATGCATATTTGCATATTACTTTAAAATTCTGGATGAAGTCTTGGGGATGTGGGCTGGTGCTAGTTTAATATTGGTGTTTGTTTAACAGGGGAAAgctacttgattttttttttctaattttaaaataagctATATACTGCTTGGGCAAATAGCAaataaatgttcaaattcattgTTGATTTTTGACCTTTTCCTTTTGCTTGAGCAAAACAGATAATACCCAACAGCTGCAGATTTGTGGTATTGTCAACCAAAATTGAAATTCGTCTAGCAAAAGCTGAAGCTATTAATTGGACATCTCTGGAATATAGCAAGGATGCACTACCCCCTAAAATAAACATGCCTATCGGTGAGatgactttatttattttatcctttGTGACCTTGTAATTGttaattgaataattgagaatgTAACATGATGCTATTACTTTCCTGATGGCGAGCTTACTCTCACTGTTTATCCATGCAGTTCAATCTGAAAGGCCTTCGTACCCATCATCAAAACCAAGGGCAAAAGATTGGGATAAGTTGGAAGCTGAAGTGAAAAAAGAGGTTTGGAAGCTATCCCTTTTTCCTTGGAGATACCTTAGGCTTAATTTTTAGCAGCTCCATTTTGTCTGGTTGTTTCAACTTTTACCAGTGCCCATGGCTCCAGATAAAGCAATTAGCTTTCTTTGTGTGATTGTTTGGCAATCACCAGTTCTGTTGGCAAAATTGACTAAATGTGGCACCATCTTAGTTGTTGTGTAGTTTTACTGATGTGGATTACCTTGAAGACATTGAAATCGCGTGTTTCAATTCCTTACCAGCATGAGAATCCAAACCATTGACATGCTGGTGGATGAGGGTAGAGTTTTCAATAATGTGAAtactttagattttaaattgtaCAGGGACCATATTCAGATTTTTTGTTTGGCTGGAAGACCTGAATTAAAAAGCCtgcttaatattttaataatgaaaaattagaAGAGTGTACATCGAGATCAAACATAATCTGTACCTCATCTTGTGTAACATATGAGACTGTTCAAACAATATTGACAAAATTGTGGACTTCCTTTcaggaaaaagaagaaaagctTGATGGTGATGCTGCTTTGAATAAATTGTTCCGTGACATTTACCAAAATGCAGATGAGGACATGAGGAGAGCAATGAGCAAGTCTTTCGTAAGATATCCATTCTGTGCATGCTTTTGAAATTCATGTGTTTTATTTCCACCGATTGCGcttagttttatttaaataaatcattATCATTTTCTCCCTTTGTTTGAACTGCTTTCTTTTTGTAGTTGGAGTCAAATGGAACAGTGCTATCAACTGATTGGAAAGAAGTGGGATCAAAGAAGGTGGAAGGCAGTCCTCCAGACGGCATGGAGCTGAAAAAATGGGAGTATTAATTCGTTACTAAAACATTCATATGAGCTTATGCTTGTGAGAGTTCAAGATAAATTCGAAAATCATGTAATGAGTTGGTCTTGTTAATACCACTTTATTTGTGTAAGGGAAATTATTTTACTGGGAGAATAACTTAATTTGCTTTTGCTGTGGAAGTGGATTTTATTTTGTGGTGTTCATATAAAGtcggatttttattttttatttttttatgaattaaataCTAGAAATATCAAGTATGAAAGGATGAGCTTTAGCAATGATGCTCCttacaagttcaaaatttgaatttggagATGATTTTGTGCATGCGAAATTTGCTTGCTGTTATGGAAGGCACGCTGTTTAACCTTTTATCATTGCTCTTGAATAAACTCGAAGTTGCCCTACAAGGAGCGTACCagttttcttccaagaactgaatttctgaattACTTTTCCAAATTATGGCAATTGGACATTTTTAGCCTTTAAAGTCCTCCTAAATACATTAGTCTGTGACTTTATGACAGTACCAAATGATGATGAAATGTAAAGTGACTTTTCGAACAGTCTAAGACTAAGATTTTCAAAACTTAACCTATTAAAATCATCAATGTATATGCTTTTTAAGATTTAGTCGGGAAGAAACATCTATGTTTTACTCCTTTTCAGCGATGACATTTTTGTAACCATGTACATTACTAGCCCTCATTAATTGAGAAGTGAAAGAATTGCATATACTAAAGTGATTAAAATATCCTTCTCGTTACTGTTGAAGAGTCATCAATGGTCATAAGACAAAGTCATAATTCTTGCTTCGGAGAAGTAGGAGGCGGAAAGGGGTATTGAGCTTTTCTAAACCACTGAATCTCTATTCTTCTAGTCATCCTTAAGGTTAATGAGATTAACAATCCATATTTTATATACAActatattacaatttttaatcctataattttaatattttaatattatttaattttaaatttatttttaaatttatttttattatatatatttatttttaaatctatttttattatatatatatatatatatttaaatctaTCACTAAAGAGTTGTATACAATTTAATTTCATAGTTGtcaaaagtatattttttatataacattaagaAACCCAAAGGTCAATTTCACCAAACAGTGAAACCAATTTACACATCCAAATAATTTAAGAGgaaaaacttaattttatcCCGAAATTCACACAGTTCTTCATTATTATATTACGGTGAACTTACCTCAACTGAATAATaacaaaaagtataaaaatatttacataattatattttagtttattggATTCATAAATCTGATACCTAAACCAATTACCATTGAATTTGATTGGTTAAATTCGGGTTTGATTATACTATGCTAAAAATAAAAGTCAATGTAATTAGTTAGGTTTGAATTTTTGACTTGGTGAGGTTAATCTAAAAAGATAATCACCCATCCCAATTTCTTCACCTAAATcccttttcaaaatttattttataaaaatttacatGCTCGACGATGAATACTTGTTGTGAAAAGtacaaataaatgaaaaatagaatCACAAAAATGATAACGATTTAGGTAGTGAAATTTAGaatgagaataaaattaaaatgaatatacCACTCTTATTTGCTTGAATAAATTAGATACAACATCTTAAAAGAATGTATAGTTCGCCATCCTTGaatctaaataaaattattatcattTGTACCGGTCGGCTCCGTACGACCGAACATGCAtgttaaataaaatgaataaaataaatacgtGGCAGAATGGCAGTTACAACTGTAGTTGAATGGGTCAAAGACATTTTCAGGAACACTCCTTTAATATCAGGAAGCCACTACTCATGACCCAAACACCACTAAGCACGACTTCAGCAACTACCTACTTGGCCCACACGAACCAAAGCCCAAGTCAACCTATAAGAAAGATTTCTGAGAGGGGGAAAAGGTACGTTTTTGAATCTATCTGAAACACTGAGAAAAGAGgagcactgacttgagcgtcggagtgcaatcgcaggtacccccgccGACCGAACGTGCATATGCGCGGAGGAGAAAGGACTGGAAGAATTAAGTAGCTGCTGGACAACAACAATTAGGTACTAACGTGGAACAACATCACTCTGGCCCTGACATCCacacaggtacaattggcgcccaccgtggggcctgaATAATCTCTGGCCCCCCACAAGGATTTCGGCAACGATGGTGTCTACAACAGATAACAACAACTCTACGGAGAGTCAAATGGCGGTGTTACAAATTCTCCAAGCCCAAATGCAGGAACTACTGAAGAAAGGGACTGCAGACCAGATACGCTATGAGGAAGAACGGCGCCAACAAGCAGAAGAAATGGCTCAACTGAAAGAACAGAACAACAGGTTGCTCCAACAACTCGAAGACTCTGAGAGGGAAGGACATTCCCACGCTCCAACTCCACCCCCCTCATCCATCTGGAACAAAGATGACCACCCCACAAACTCAGACCCAGGTAGTCCGTCACACTTCACCCACACAGCACACTCATCAAAGTGTCAAAAGTGTCGCACCCCGCAGGTCGGCAAATCCAAGAGGTCATCCCTTTACGGACGATATCATCGCAACACCTCTTTCTGACAAATGGAGGGGTTTAACGATGATCCTATACTATGGCTCCACTGATCCAGACGAACACCTGAACATTTTCAGGACGCAAATGACGTTGTACACTGTGGATCAGACGGTATGGTGTAAGGTATTTCCCACTTCACTCAAAGAAGGACCTCTCGGATGGTTTACCGAACTCCCACCAAACTCCGTGGACAGCTTTGAAATGTTGGAGACAAAATTTACTCAATACGCCACCAGCAGGCCCCATTGCACgtcctccatgtctctcctCCACGTTAGACAAGAAAGGGGAGAGTCATTAAGAACCTTCATGGATAGGTTCAGCAGGGTGTGTATGGGGATCAGGAACTTAAACCCTAAGATTGCAATGCATCACCTGATCTCGGCCATACTCCCAGGCCGATTCACCGATAGCTTGATAAAGCGACCGCCGCACAATATGGATGAATTAAGGACCATAGCCACCAAATTCATGCAGATAGAAGAGCACATAAACTATCACAGGAAGACACTAGTGGAAAATATGGAGAGAAGTAGAGACGTCTGCATCCATCCGAAGACGAACGAACGAGGGCCTCGTTTCCAGAACAAAGGTCCCCGTTTCCATAACTACACCCCGCTGACTGTACCTAGAGGGAAGATACTGGACGAAGCCTTACAAACTGACTTAATCCCGACGTTAAAGCAAGCACAAACACCTCTCAACGCTGATACAGCTAAGCGTTGTCAGTATCACCGTAATTACGGCCATTCAACCGAAGGCTGTCAAGCGTTGAAAGATAAGATAGAAGAACTTGTCCAAGCCGGCCACCTCCGCAAGTTTGTGAAAACAGTGGCACCTACACCGCGGTCACCCCAACGTGATGAGGACTTCACTAAGGACAGAGCACGATCTGGGCGACGAGACGACCGAAATGATCGAAACCGCACGAGCCGAAGAAGAAGGAGTGAAAGTCCGGTCAGATGGACAAGGCCTCGAAGTGAAAGCCCAGATCGCAGAAGCCGAACTAAACAGAAAGTTCGGGAAGTCATTAACACAATTGCTGGACCTGTGTCGCTCGGCGCTCCTCCTCAAGAGATCAATTACATTGCGGGCGGATTCGCAGGAGGAGGATGTTCTAATTCAGTCAGGAAGAGACATTTAAGGGCGATTCAGTCCGTTCATTCAGCATCCCTACATCGCCGACCGCATATCCCACCTATCACCTTCACGGACGCTGACTTCACCGCAATTGATCCCGCTCAGGATGACCCCATGGTCATTACGATGGAAATAGATAAGTTCGCAATTGCTAAAGtccttgtcgaccaaggaagcttgGTCGACATCTTGTACTGGGAAACCTTTAAGAAAATGAACATTTCAGAATCAGAGATACAGCCTTACGACGAACAGATAGTCGGGTTTTCAGGGGAACGTGTAGATACTAGAGGGTATATTGACCTATTCACCACTTTTGGTGATGATTATCTCAGCAAAACCATCAATATCCGATACTTGTTGGTCAATGCTAATACGTCCTACAATATACTCCTCGGTTGTCCCTCCATAAACAGGTTAAAGGCTATCGTTTCCACTCCTCATTTGGCTATGAAGTTTCCTTTCGTGAATGGAGACATTGCAACGGTGCACGTAGACCAGAAGACAGCACGAGAATGCTACGTAGCCAGTCTGAAAGTCGAGCCGACCCGACGATTATATAAGACAATGGCCAATCGCTCCCCAAACAGAAGAGGTCGGTCGCCAGAGAGGCACCCCAGAAGAATGAGCTCCCGAAGGCACTTGGTGGCCCTTGTGGACCTAGATCCTCGATTGGACGACCCTCGTATGGAGGTAGACGAGGACTTACAGCCTATATTCCTCCGCGATAAAGACCGCAAAACTTACATGGGCACTTCCCTCAATCCGAACGACCGAGATTTGATCAATAGAACATTGATGAAGAACGTTGACCTATTCGCCTGGACTGCTGCAGATATGCCCGGGGTGAAACCCGATGTTATTACTCATCGTCTATCCGTGTACAAAGAAGCTAGGCCGATCTCCCAGAAGAAAAGGAAGTTGGGGGAGGAACGACGTAAAGCCGCCCGAGAGGAAACCGAAAAGCTTGTACAAGCTGGCTTTATTCAAAAGGCCCATTACACCACCTGGTTAGCCAATGTGGTAATGGTTAAAAAGGCAAATGAAAAGTGGCGAATGTGTGTCGACTACACGGACCTTAACAAAGCTTGTCCGAAAGATTCGTACCCCTTGCTGACTATCGATCGACTGGTAGACGGAGCGGCCGGCCATCAGATACTCAGCTTTTTAGACGCATATTCCGGCTATAATCAAATCCAGATGCACCCGAAAGACAAGGAGAAAATAGCCTTTCAGACAGACTCTGACAATTTTTATTATGAGGTTATGCCGTTCGGCCTGAAAAACGTTGGAGCCACTTACCAGCGCTTGATGGACCATGTCTTCCATGACATGATCGGACGAAATGTTGAagtgtatgtggatgatatcgTGGTTAAGTCGAACTCCTGTGACCAAcacatttcagatttgaaagAAGTCTTTCAAGCTTTGCGCAAATACCATATGCGTCTAAATCCTGAGAAGTGCGCGTTCGGAGTAGAAGGAGGAAAATTCTTAGGATTCATGCTCACT
The sequence above is a segment of the Phaseolus vulgaris cultivar G19833 chromosome 2, P. vulgaris v2.0, whole genome shotgun sequence genome. Coding sequences within it:
- the LOC137809366 gene encoding uncharacterized protein; the encoded protein is MTLYTVDQTVWCKVFPTSLKEGPLGWFTELPPNSVDSFEMLETKFTQYATSRPHCTSSMSLLHVRQERGESLRTFMDRFSRVCMGIRNLNPKIAMHHLISAILPGRFTDSLIKRPPHNMDELRTIATKFMQIEEHINYHRKTLVENMERSRDVCIHPKTNERGPRFQNKGPRFHNYTPLTVPRGKILDEALQTDLIPTLKQAQTPLNADTAKRCQYHRNYGHSTEGCQALKDKIEELVQAGHLRKFVKTVAPTPRSPQRDEDFTKDRARSGRRDDRNDRNRTSRRRRSESPVRWTRPRSESPDRRSRTKQKVREVINTIAGPVSLGAPPQEINYIAGGFAGGGCSNSVRKRHLRAIQSVHSASLHRRPHIPPITFTDADFTAIDPAQDDPMVITMEIDKFAIAKVLVDQGSLVDILYWETFKKMNISESEIQPYDEQIVGFSGERVDTRGYIDLFTTFGDDYLSKTINIRYLLVNANTSYNILLGCPSINRLKAIVSTPHLAMKFPFVNGDIATVHVDQKTARECYVASLKVEPTRRLYKTMANRSPNRRGRSPERHPRRMSSRRHLVALVDLDPRLDDPRMEVDEDLQPIFLRDKDRKTYMGTSLNPNDRDLINRTLMKNVDLFAWTAADMPGVKPDVITHRLSVYKEARPISQKKRKLGEERRKAAREETEKLVQAGFIQKAHYTTWLANVVMVKKANEKWRMCVDYTDLNKACPKDSYPLLTIDRLVDGAAGHQILSFLDAYSGYNQIQMHPKDKEKIAFQTDSDNFYYEVMPFGLKNVGATYQRLMDHVFHDMIGRNVEVYVDDIVVKSNSCDQHISDLKEVFQALRKYHMRLNPEKCAFGVEGGKFLGFMLTHRDIEANPEKCKVIAEMRSPSSLKEIQ
- the LOC137811449 gene encoding protein SGT1 homolog A-like isoform X1, producing the protein MAKELEKKAKEAFFDDDFSLAVDFYSEAVQLDPNDAHLFADRAQAYIKLNAFTEAVSDANKAIQLNPSLSKAYLRKGTACMKLEEYHTAKVALQNGAAFAQDDSRFSKLIQECDRYISEESNGLISTESSDGSHLSNTNDGVTKEAEGDSLVSQINEVTINAPTPKYRHEYYQKPEEVVVTIFAKGISTKDLVVDFGEQILSVTIDVPGQDAYHFQPRLFGKIIPNSCRFVVLSTKIEIRLAKAEAINWTSLEYSKDALPPKINMPIVQSERPSYPSSKPRAKDWDKLEAEVKKEEKEEKLDGDAALNKLFRDIYQNADEDMRRAMSKSFLESNGTVLSTDWKEVGSKKVEGSPPDGMELKKWEY
- the LOC137811449 gene encoding protein SGT1 homolog A-like isoform X2; protein product: MAKELEKKAKEAFFDDDFSLAVDFYSEAVQLDPNDAHLFADRAQAYIKLNAFTEAVSDANKAIQLNPSLSKAYLRKGTACMKLEEYHTAKVALQNGAAFAQDDSRFSKLIQECDRYISEESNGLISTESSDGSHLSNTNDGVTKEAEGDSLVSQINEVTINAPTPKYRHEYYQKPEEVVVTIFAKGISTKDLVVDFGEQILSVTIDVPGQDAYHFQPRLFGKIIPNSCRFVVLSTKIEIRLAKAEAINWTSLEYSKDALPPKINMPIVQSERPSYPSSKPRAKDWDKLEAEVKKELLCSFTDVDYLEDIEIACFNSLPA